AAATATTCTTTAGTGACAAAATTTCGGCTTGAGACAACTTGCGTTTTTCACCTGGCTTTAAATTTCCAAGTTCAATAGTAGCAAAACTTAATCTTCGGAGCATAAGTACTTTTTTGGAAACAGAGATAAAAATTTTTTTAACATGATGGTTGGAACCTTGTCAAATTTTGACAATATATGTCCGTGAGGCAACTTTTTGAACTTTTTGAACAGATTTTACATTATCTAAATAAATTTCATTGTTATTCAAAAAATTGATTTCCTCATCATTTAAATTAAAATCAGTTTTGACTAAATATGTTCTCTGAATTTTTGAACTAGGATGAAGTAATTTATTGCTAGTTTCGCCATCATTTGTTACTAAAATTAGTCCAGTTGTTTCAAAATCCAACCGTCCTACTGGAAACAAATAGGAATTTTTATCAAAAAATTCCATTATTGTCGGCCTATTTTGTGGATCAGTTCGACTTGTAATATAATTTTTTGGTTTGTTTAGCGCATACCAGACGATTTTTGGTTTTTTATTTATTTTTTGACCGTCAAACTCAACAACATCAAGGTCAGAAATTTTTTGACCTATTTGTGCAAATTGGCCATTAATTTTTATTCGTTTTTCATTGATTAATATTTCGGCTTTTCGTCTGGAAGCAATTCCCATTTGTGATAAAAATTTATGAATTCTAACTGTTTTCATGATTTTTAATTTGTTTTTGTAACAAAAACAAAGGAATACTAATACAAATTACTCGGTTTGGGTGACTTTTAACCATAAAAAGCGCATTTAAATCTTCTAAAATTGGGATAATTTTTTGAGATTTAATCATTTCTTCATAATTTTCAAGCAAAATTTGCGCTTCATTTATGGTTTTATTAATTAAAATTTTTTCAAATAAATAACAACTTGCGAGCAAAAGAGCGCAACCTGAAGCGCAAAATTGTATTTTTTTAATTTTTTGCCCAATAATTTCTAAGTCTAACTGCGCCCAATCATCACAGTTATTATTCATTTCAGAGTTTGTTGACTTACAAATTCGTTTTTTTTCTTTGAATTTTTCATTAGCATCGACAATAATATTTCGTCGAATAATAAAATCATTATACAAAATCTAAAAACCTCTTTTCTTCTAAGTTGGCAATCAAGTTGTCAATATCAGCAAAATCATTATAAAAACCAAGCGAAACTCTGATGAAACTATCATTTTTTAGTACTTTTTTTAGTAACGGAACACAAAAATTCCCACTTCGCACATAAATATCGTTATTTCCTAGGTACGATGCAACATCTTGAGCGCTAAAACCTTTGATATTGAAAATTACAATATGGTCGCCTTTTTTAGAAAAAATTTCAATATCATCAATTTTTTCTAATTTTTCATATAAATAATCGGCCAAAATTCTAATTTTTTTATAAATTGTTTCAATTCCGATTTTATTTATAAAATCAATAGCGGCATTTAAGCCCCAAATTGCAGCAAAATTTAGTGTTCCTGCTTCAAATTTGCGATAATCATTATAAAAAAGCAAATTTTTGTTGTCAAATTTTCTAATTATTCCCCCTCCAAATTTTACAGGTTCTAGTTCTTCCATCAAATAATTTTTTATTGCAAGCACACCTAATCCAGTTGGGCCGTAAAATTTATTAGAACTAAAAGCCAATGCGTGGCAAAAATTCATACTAACTTTTTGAAAGTTTATTGATTGTGTTGCATCATTTATTACAAAAGCGCAGTTTTTTAAAGCTTTTTCTCAAATTTTAGCTAAATCTAGATCAACTAAAATTGAATTATTCGCTTGGCTTAAAGCAATAATAGCTGTTTTTGGTGAAATTTTGTCAATTATTTTTGTGCTATAAACAATTTTTGCGCCCACCTTTTGAGCAATTTTGACTCAAACAAGTAAATTTGAAGAATGATTTAAAGGTGACAACAAAATTTCATCTCCCTTTCTTATGAATTTTTTAATCATGTTGGCAAAAAGATTTATCGATTCTGTTGTTCCAGAAGTAAAAATAATTTCATCGGGAAGACCATCAATTAATTTTGCAATTTTTTCACGAGTTTGATTTAAAATCTGTAAATTTTCAAAGGCGATTTTTGAATTTGATGAGTGTGTATTAACAGCACAATTTGTGTAAAAATGGTTAATTTTTTCAATTACAGATATTGGTTTTTGCGTCATTGCGGCAGAATCTAAATAAGTTACCTTATTTAAAAAAGGGAAAAACTGTTTATAATTAGTCATTTTTCTTGATAAAATGCAAAAAATACTCTATATTTTTTGATTTTAGTCCTTTAATTGGTGATTTAGTTGAATTAACAAAATCAAAGTCGTTTTTAGCAAATTCAACAAGTCTGTTAATTAAAAACTCATGAAATTCAGGTAAAACATAACCGCCTTTTTGGACATATTTTGAGCTAGCCTCAAATTGAGGTTTAAATAAAGCAATAAAACTTTGCCCTTTTTTTAACAAATTTTTTACAACACTAACAACAATTTTAAGACTAATAAAGGAAACATCGCAAACAATTATGTCGATTTTTTCATCAAAAAAATCGCTTGTAATATATTTAATGTTGGTTTTTTCTTTTACTGAAACTCTAGGATCAATTCTTAAAGAATAATCTAATTGGTTCAAACCTGAATCAAGAGCAAAAACTTTTTTTGCGCCTTTTTGAAGGCAAATTTGTGTAAAACCACCTTTAGAAGACCCAATGTCTAGAACAATTTTGTCATTAAAATCAAGTCCAAATTTTTCGTAAGCTCAAAGCAGTTTTATGGCGCCGCGTGAGACATATTTTTCTTTTATTTCAACTGTCACTTGGTCTAAATTTTTAATTTTATATGCTGGAAGAAGGCATATTTTATTATTGACTTTTACATGACCAGTTTTAATTAATGACTCGGCTTTTTCAAAACCCATGCTTAGAATTTTACTAAGTAGGTTCATTTATTTCCATCTCCTTAAAATTTCAATGATTTTGATATTAAAATTTGGATCACTTTTTATTCATTCAAGCGATAAATTGTTAAAAGCGTCTCTTCGACGGTCTTCAAAGTCGAATAATTTTTGTCTGAATTTAAATCTTTGTAGGTAAATTTGTCAACTATAAAACAAAAAAATTGCTAAATTTTTATGAATTCTTAAGTTTGTAAGTAAATTTAAGTTTAAAAACTGCTTCATACATGAAATTCAATTTTCAACTTTGTAAATATTATTAACTAATTTTAAATCAAGTTGAGCACATTGTTGATTTGAAACACTAATTTCTAAAATTTTTGAAAGGTTATAAAATAAGAATTTAAATTTTTTTCCAAGTATTTTTTTATATTTTCAAAATTTCACCTCAATTTTGATATGATTTTTTATTTCATGTTTATTTTTGAGGTCTAAGAAGATTCTTGTTTTCATAATAATTGTATACTTTTTGCAAAACAGCATTTACAAAGCTAAATTCATCGCCACCTTCAATGCTAAAAATTTTAGTGATTTCAATAGCCTCATTAAAAATAATTCGGCGAGGTTGGAAAAATAATTCAGCAGCCCCCAAAAGCAAAATTGATCGAATTAATGGCAATATTCTATCTCAACTTCAATTAGATTTTAACTGTAATGTAATAACTTTTTTCAAAAAAACATAATTTTTCTTGACAAAAGTAAGAATTTTTAACTGATCAAAAGTCACTTCAAAATATTTATTTTTTATTTCATCAATGTCAATATTTTGATCAAAAAGTTGTGAGCCATAAATAATTGAAATATTAGCCATTCTTTTAATTCGCTGTTTGGATAGACTTTGGAACTCAAGACACTGATTTTCATCGAGGGCTTCAGAGTTTTTAAGATGCTTATTTTGGTGATTTATTGACTCACTATTTGAGCAAAAAGCTCGATTTTCATAGGTTATTTTCGTTAAATTACTGTTGTGTTGACAACTTGGAGCTCTCAAGATGTCTGAGTGTGTTAGGCCGTCTTCAGTTTCATTTTGACTTAAATTATCAAGCAAATTTTTAGTACTATAGCAGTCGAGCGAACTTTCAAAAAGAGAGCGTTGCTTTTGTAAAACGTGCGCAAATTCCTTTGCTTCTGGATCAAAATAATGATGAGTATTTTTTTTCTTATTCCTATATTTTTGATTTTTTGGTGAATATTTGTTGTTTAAATGATTCATTTTATTCCACTTTTTTGCTTTTGCTGGCTAGATAATTGAGTTTAAATCTGACTAATTATAAAAAAATAATAAATTATACTTTAAATTTAATAAAATTTTATCATTTTTCAATATATTAAAAAGAACTTATAGCAATTATTTAGTCCTTTTTTGGAAAAATTCTGAAATTAAAATATTAAAAACTAGTAAGTTTAGGGAATAATTATTCTAAAGAGTCAAAAATATCTTCACCTATTTCTGCTAGCTCAACTTGAAAATTTCTGGCAATTATGTTCCCGATAGTTGCAAGTGAATCAACAGGATTTTTTAATTTTTTTGACTTTGATGTGAATTTTTTTGAAAAAATTGTTAGTGGTAGTGCCTCGCGGGTATGATTTGTGCCGGGAAAACAAGGGTCATTTCCGTGATCAGAAGAAACAATTAATAAGTCATCCTCTTTTAAAGCATTTACTAATTTTGCTAGTTTAATGTCAAAATTATTTAAATTTTGGCAATATCCCATAATATCACGACGGTGACCATAACTTGAGTCAAATTCAACCAAATTCACAAAAATAAATTGATTTTTTGTGGATTTGGAGGCAATCTCAATTGCTATATCCATATTATTTTCATCACTGTCAGGTCCAAAAATTGTATCAAGCCCCTGTTTTGAAAAAATATCACCAATTTTACCGACTCCTATAGTTTCAATTCCTTTTTGCTGTAATCTGTCAAGAATTGATTTTGGCGGTGTATTTGCATAGTCATGTCTATTAAAAGTGCGTGTAAATTTTCCGTTTTGGCCAATATAAGGGCGAGCAATAACGCGAGCAACGTTTCATTCTGGCTTTGAGGAACAAATTTTTCTTGCAGCTTTTGCATAGCGATATAGATTTTCAAGCCCTAATTTTTCTTCATGACCACAAATTTGTAGAGTGGAATCAGGTGAGGTATAGACAATTATTTTGCCCTCATCGATAGATTTTTGTCCTAATTCTGACAAAATCACAGTTCCACTAATTGATTTATTGCCAATAATTTCTCGATTATCAAAGGCTTTTTCGAGCTCTCTTATTAGTTCATTAGGAAAACCCTGATCAAAATTTGGGTTAGGCTTAAGAGTTTCAATTCCCATCATTTCTCAATGACCCGCTAGTGTGTCTTTGGCTTTTGATTTTACAATAATTTTTGAAACATAAGCAAGTGGTTCTTTATTTATTTTGCCACTATTTTCAATTTTAGCCACATTAGAAATTCCCATTTTTTTTCAAAAAGGAATTTTTAATTCACCAGTTTTTGAAACACAATATAAAGTATTTGCGCCCGAATCGCCAAATGAGTCTTGGAAACCATCATCACCAATTCCAAGCGAGTCGGTTACTATTAAGAAAATGCGATTAAATTTGTATTGTTCCATAATTTTTTGTTAGTTTTTCCTAAATTTTTCTATTTTTTAATATTTTAATAAATTTTACAACAATTAGAGCAGAAGATGAAAGTATTTTTGCAAAAGGATTTAAAAGATTGTGGATTGGCGGTTCTTCAATCAATTTATCATTTCTTTTATGATAAAAAAATATCAATAAACTCTTTAAAAACAAAAGCTTTTTATTCAAATGATGGGATAAACATCGCTAATTTAGAGCGATTAGCAAAGGAATTTGGAATTATTCTTGAATCCTACGGGGGTCCTTATGAGAATTTAAAAAATTTAGAGATCGTAAAACCAACAATTATTTTAATTAAAACTGGTGATTTAAATCATTATGTTTTATTGACAAAAGTAAAAAAATCAAAATTTGAAATTATTGATCCCTTAAAAGGAAAATTAAAAATTAAAACTGAAACAATGGCAAAAATTTTCCAAAATGTTGTAATTTTTGCCCAAAAAGATCCTGAGTATAAAAGATCAAAAGTAAAAGATAAATCATGGAATAATTGGTGGTTTTTCCTTGAGTCAAAAAGTAATTGATATCTTATTTTTTTATTTTTTATAACTGCAGTTAGTAATTTTTTATCTTCATTATTCATGAAAACAATAATTGACAAGGTTTTGCCACAGCAAGACATTGGCCTTGTTATAAAAGTGAGTATTTTCTTTGCTTGGATTGTAATTTGGCGAATTTTACAGGATATTATTAAAAAAATATATATTCACAAAATTGAACTAAAAATCGAAAAAGATATTTTTGACCGTTTTTTTAATGCACTAAAAACAGGTAAAAATTTTCAACTTTTAAAATTAGACAATCATGATTACATTAGAAGAATTAATTTAATTCCAAGTTTTGCAGCTTTTTCAGCCAGTTTTTATTATCATATTTTTAATGAGGTTATTACTTTTTTAATTTCATTTTTTATATTGTTGTGGATAGATATTAAAATTTTGGGCTTAATTATTGGAATAGGCATAATTTACCTTTTTATTAGCATAATTGTGCGAAAAAGTATTTCAAAAAATCACCAATTTTTAATGGAAGACCAACTAAATAGTCTCACAAGCACAAATGACATGATTTTTTCGCTTGAAAATTTAAAGCACGATGATGTTTATAAAAATTTAAAACATCAATTCGATGAAAAATATTACCGTTATAAAAAGTCAGAATTCAATATTTGGAAAAAAGAAAGTTATTTATCTAGTTTTAATAATTTTCTTTTTTCGATAGCGCCAATTTTAATTGTGGTTATTTCCTCTTTTTGGATTTTTGATAAAAAATTATCAATTGGTGAATTACTGCTTTTTTTAAGTTTTTTTAGTTTTTTTATTAATCCGCTCTCTTCATTTGTTAATATAGTCACTAACTTGCCAATTTTTTTAAAGGAATTTGAGCTTTTAAATTTTGTACTTAATATTGAAAAAGAGACAACCGGCAAATATCACCAAAAAATTTCAGATATAAAGTTAAAAGATTTAAGCGTGAGTTATTATAAAAATAAGACGCTTTTTTATATTGAAAAAATGCAAATAAAAGAAAATTTGCACATAATTGGAAAAAATGGAAGCGGAAAGTCTACATTTTTACGACTTTTAAATCAGGAAATTGTTTATAACGGTGATTTTTTAATTAATAATCTTGATTTAAAATATTATGATCAAAACGAGTTGCGCAAGAGAATTTGCTACATAAAATCACAAAATTATTTCCCTAACATTAGTGTTCTTTCCTTTATAACAAATGAAAATCCTGAAAAAATTCAGAATTTGATTAATAATTTTCAACGGTTTGACATTCAAGAAATGCTTTATGAATGGCAAATTTCCCTTGATTCAAAATTTGTTAACAATGGCTCAAATTTTTCAAGTGGACAAAAGCAAATAATCGCAATTTTGCAACTTTTAACTAAGGATTTCGACTTAATTTTATTAGATGAGGCTTTTGAAAATATCGATGAAAAAAATTTCGAATTTTTAAAGAAAGTAATTTCCAATTACCAAAAAAATGCAATGTTTATCGAGATCTCTCATTCAAAAAGATATGTAATTGAACAAGGAGAAACTTTTGACATCAAAGATATATCAAAACAATAAGATAACAATAATAATTAGTGTCTTTTTGCTAATTTTGATGGGCGCAAGTTTTTACTATTTTTTTCAAATAAAAACTTATAGGACCGTTAATTTTATTTTAGAAATTGATGAAAAACATAAAACATTTACAACAATAAATTCAGACATATATTATTTAATGGATAAAGATTCATTTGCCCAGTTTCAATTCCAGGACCAAGTAGTTAGACTTGAAATTACAAAAATCGTTAATGTAAAACAGAATGAATTTGTTGTTGAGTTCACGAAATCACTGTTATTAAAACCAAAAACTCAATTGCCGGCCGTTCTTTTTTTAAAAAATACAGGTAATTTTTTGGATCTTTTTACAAAATAGAATAAAATTAAATATAAATGGTGAAAATTCTAATTAATTTCGAAAATCAAAGTAAGGTTAAGTTTAAATTTTTAAAGTTGTTTAAAAAAATTTTTGAAATTTTTGCAAAAAATGAAAATTTACAAGGTGAAATTAATCTAGATTTGATGCTAATAAGTGAAAAAAAAGCCCAAAAACTAGCCCTTAAATTCAAAAACAAAGATTATGTTCCTGATGTTTTATCATTTCCAAGTGGTTTAAAAATCGAAGAAAATAATTTGCAAATTCATTTTTTAGGCGAAATTTTTATGACACCATCAAAAATTCAAAAGCAAGCAAAAGACTATAATCACACCCAAAAACGCGAATTTTCATACCTTTTTGTTCATAGCCTTTATCATTTACTAGGTTTGGATCATGACAATGATGAAAATAATAAATTTATGCACGAAAAAGTGGAAAACATTTTAAAAAATTTGGAGATTTTTCGCTAATGGAACAAATATTTGAATCCCTAAAAAAACTAAGCAAAAATTCCTACTGTCCTTATTCTAATTTTCCAGTAGCCTCAATTTTACTAACAAAACAAGAGCACACTTTTGAAGGTATTAATGTTGAAAATGCCGTTTATCCTGCAGGAATTTGCGCCGAAAGAGTAGCGATATTTCAGGCAATTACCCAAGGAGTTAATCCTGAAAATTTTAAAGAAATTCACATTTATAGCCCAAAATCTAGTAAATTTATTGTCCCTTGTGGTCAATGTTTACAAGTTTTTGTTGAATTTTTTTCTGAAAATGTTAGTATTTTTCTTTATAATTCAAAAGCAGAATCTGTTGAGAAAAAATTAAATCAACTTCTCCCCTTGCAATTTAAAAAGGATTTTTTATAAATATGGAAACAAAAACATGTTTTGTTGCAGTTATTGGCCGACCTAATTCAGGTAAATCTTCACTAATAAACTCGATTGTTCAATTTCCGGTTTCAATCGTTAGTCTAAAAGCTCAAACTACCAGAGATGCTATTAACGCAATTTATAATAAAGATAATCTTCAAATAGTTTTTGTTGACACCCCCGGTTTTCATAATAAAATTAATAATTTAAGTAATTCCCTGAATTTCGCGATAAACTCGACACTTGAGGGAATAGATCTTGTTCTTTTTTTGCACCCAGTTAACGAACCAATCGATGAAGACACACAAGCATTTGCTAAAAAACTTTCAGATATTAAAAACAAAATCGCAATAATTACTAAAACTGATATTGAAGATGACGAATTTAATTTCGAAAGTCAGTCACAAAAAATGAAGGAATTTGAATTTGAATTCGATAGCATTTTACCTTTTTCAACTAATTTTGATGATTTAAGAACCAATTTATTAGCCCAAATTGAAAAATATGCCTATCCCTCAAATCATTTTTTCAATAATTTAGATGTTACCGATCAAAGTTCACGTTTTTTTGCAAAAGAAATAATAAGAAAACAAATACTTTTGAATGTTGATGATGAAATTCCACACCAAACCGCTGTTGTCATTGACAATTTTGACGAATCAGAAAAAAATTGTATTCGAATTGATGCAACAATTTATGTTGGTAGAAAATCACACTTACCAATAATTATTGGTAAAGCTGGCGCGGTTCTTGGACAAATTGGTACTAACGCTCGCAAAGAACTCGAAGAGATTTTTGGTAAAAAAGTTGTTTTAAAAAACAGAGTAGCTGTTGCCAAAAAATGGTTTAACGACCCTAAAATGATTAAGAAATTTGGCTATTAAAAATTTAAATTTAGTATAAATTTTTCTCTTAAATAATTAATTTAGCGACTATGCTAAAAAAGTATTTTTTGTTGCCTAAAATTACTAAAAAAAATTAAAAAATTTATTAAAAATAGACTTTAATTTTGAATAAATTAAATATTTTACAATTTTGCTGTAAAATATTTAAATAAGCAAGCATGCTTTTTGAAAAAATTATTTAAAAAGTTTGCTGCTCATAATTTATTAATTTTAATTTGAAAAAAGGAGTAATATATGGGAAAATTTGATATTGCAATAATTGGGGGTGGCCCAGGTGGATACTCTTTGGCAATTATTTTAGCTAAAAACGGCAAAAATGTCGCACTTTTTGAATCAAATTCTTTAGGCGGAACTTGTGTAAATAGGGGTTGCATCCCAACTAAAACAATTTTAAAATCTGCAAAAATAAGACAATTAATGTCTAATTCACATAAATACGGTTTTGAATCTACCCACACATTTAATTTAGAAAAAATCTTTGAAAATGCTCGCAATAATAGTAAAAAATTGCAACAAGCAATCAAAGGCGCCCTAGAAGGAGCTGGTGTTTCTATTTTTAACCAAGAAGCAAAATTACTTTCTAAAAACATAATTAAAGCTGACAACAACGAAATTTATGCCGACAAAATAGTTCTTGCAACCGGAAGCAGTCCAAGAAAAATAAAAATTGAAGGCATTGAAAATGCAAATGTTTATACTTCTGATGATTTAATTTTAGATTATCACGATTTTGATGAACTAACAATAATTGGTGGCGGAGTTATTGCTCTTGAGTTTGCTAGTTTCTATGCCAACTTTGACAAAAAAATAACTATAATTGAATCAAATAAACAATTATTTGGCAATTTTGATGAGTCAATAAAAGACGCTGTTAATTCAATTATCCAAAGAGATAAAATAAATATCATAACAAATGCGAAAGTTTTAAAATACGAAACTGATGGTCTACTTATTCAGCAAGGTGAAACTATTTCTAAACATAAAACTCAAAATATTTTACTTGCAGTTGGTAGAATTGTTAATAATGATTCATTTTGTGAGTTAAATTTAGAAAAATATGACAATGGTGTTTTAAAAGTAAACGAATTTTTTCAAACTTCAGAAGAAAACATTTATGCAATTGGTGATTTAAACGCAATTATGATGTTATCAACGAGTGCATATAAACAAGGAGATGTTGTTGCAAAACATATTTTGCACCAAAAATCTGATGAAAAATTTGTAAAATCCAACGTTCCGTTTGCAATTTATACAAATCCAGAAATTTCATTTGTTGGAAAAAGTGAAAAAGAGTTAGAAAGTGCAAAAATTGAATTTGAATCAGCGCAAATTTTTGCAAAAAATTTGCCAAGAGCCCATGCTAACTTAGATTTTGAAATTGGTTTTGTCAAAATTAATTATGAAAAAAACACTTACAAAATTCTATCAGCAACTATTTTCCTTGAAGATTCAGCAACTTTGATTAACCAAATTGCATTAGCAATAAGCAAAGATATGACAATTTTTGACCTTCAAAATTCAGCTTTTACCCACCCTACACTTGCTGAATCTGTATATTATATTTCAAGAAATATCGCCTTTAGTAAAAAATCCTAGTAATTAATGTTTTTCAGACTAAAATTTCAGTTGAAATTTTAGGAAATTAGTTTCTTTTTTAAATTGGTTAATTCTAAAACCGTTGTTTTTTGCTAAAATCAATTATAATTTAGTTTCCTTTAAATAAAGATCTAGCAAAATAAAGTAAATTAGCATATTCCCGAGTTTCCCAGTTTGATGAGATAGTCTTAAAAAAGTGTCCTGGTTTAGTTTTGGGCACTTTTTTAACTTTTTTGGCAAACTCAGGAAAAATAACTATCAAGGCAAAAACTCTAAATTTTAAATCTAACACTCATGAATGCAAAATCTACTTATTAATCAAATAAAGCAAACTAAAAAAGCTAAAATTTTAACTTAAAAAGCAAAATTATAAAATATTTAAACTACTTTTTTAGTTTAAAACACTGGCAAAATCAATTTAAATCAATTTATGATGAAACAACAAAAATCATAAAAAAATACAACTACTATTTAAACTCAATGCAAATAGAAAACTCGTTTTTATTTAAATTGAGCCTAAAAAAGCATATGAAGTTTTGAAAGAACAATAACTAAAAGCCATAAATTTGTAGATTTCTAAACGGTCAAATTTAAGGCACTCCATCATATTTAAAAATATAATGGGAAATTCGCATTTTCTGATTTTTTTATGACAAAAACATAACTAATTCCTCCTTAATTCAATATCAAATTTATTAATTCATTCTTAGTGAGGCTTATTATAACATAATTTTATTTTAGACCAAACATTTTTTTTTACAAAAGGTTAGTTTAAAATAATAAAAATTAAGATTTTAGCAGTCAAAAAACACAGATTTACGGCTATTTTTGCGTATTTATATTCACTAAAAAGTGAATTTTTGCCATCAAACTGGCAAACTCAGGAAAAATTTATTTTTGGGCAACCTTTGCTAGAAATTAAGTTTGGTATTTAATAAGGCTAAGAATAATTTTGACTATAAAAATTACATGCAAAAATAAAAAATAATCTTCTGTTTGATAAGTTAATATACTAATTTACATTTTTTTGTTTCTTATCTTTTCTTTTTTTTAGTATAATTTTAAATTTATTAAACTAAAATCGAAAGGAACAGTATGAAATACAAAAATCTTCAAAACTATCCCGTTAGAAAAAGATTAAAATTTATATCATTAGGTTTATTACCAATAGCTACTACAGTAACGTTTGTTGCATGTATCTCATCACAAGAATCAACACAACTTTCAAGATTTAACTATTTAGCAATTGGTGATTCTGTTACCGCCGGATTCAATCAAGATACATATCGCGATTTTCAAGGTAAACTTAACTCAGGAAGCGTAAGTGGTCTTTCGTA
Above is a window of Mesomycoplasma ovipneumoniae DNA encoding:
- the era gene encoding GTPase Era; the encoded protein is METKTCFVAVIGRPNSGKSSLINSIVQFPVSIVSLKAQTTRDAINAIYNKDNLQIVFVDTPGFHNKINNLSNSLNFAINSTLEGIDLVLFLHPVNEPIDEDTQAFAKKLSDIKNKIAIITKTDIEDDEFNFESQSQKMKEFEFEFDSILPFSTNFDDLRTNLLAQIEKYAYPSNHFFNNLDVTDQSSRFFAKEIIRKQILLNVDDEIPHQTAVVIDNFDESEKNCIRIDATIYVGRKSHLPIIIGKAGAVLGQIGTNARKELEEIFGKKVVLKNRVAVAKKWFNDPKMIKKFGY
- a CDS encoding dihydrolipoyl dehydrogenase; the protein is MGKFDIAIIGGGPGGYSLAIILAKNGKNVALFESNSLGGTCVNRGCIPTKTILKSAKIRQLMSNSHKYGFESTHTFNLEKIFENARNNSKKLQQAIKGALEGAGVSIFNQEAKLLSKNIIKADNNEIYADKIVLATGSSPRKIKIEGIENANVYTSDDLILDYHDFDELTIIGGGVIALEFASFYANFDKKITIIESNKQLFGNFDESIKDAVNSIIQRDKINIITNAKVLKYETDGLLIQQGETISKHKTQNILLAVGRIVNNDSFCELNLEKYDNGVLKVNEFFQTSEENIYAIGDLNAIMMLSTSAYKQGDVVAKHILHQKSDEKFVKSNVPFAIYTNPEISFVGKSEKELESAKIEFESAQIFAKNLPRAHANLDFEIGFVKINYEKNTYKILSATIFLEDSATLINQIALAISKDMTIFDLQNSAFTHPTLAESVYYISRNIAFSKKS